The following proteins are encoded in a genomic region of Thiomicrospira sp. R3:
- a CDS encoding invasin domain 3-containing protein, which produces MPLFIVLFVLVGCNGADEDLANQRSGTSPSQPSLPLPDENTDSSDDEISNSENLLVNAITLTPLNTSLEVGGQVTRVDLRATNSANQPAVNKPLRLSLSSGELFSNEADALANTNPQSQPHTQNTNTQGEGVIYVRSANTTGTARLLASVDGVNQTTSIEFTPGAVDESQSSIDLNPANLTADGVSETEVTITLRDQYANRLGNGLALTLNLNNGSISSANPQTTQNGRAIFKVRSPQNAGTGNLSIEGYPSLSATLTYEAADVLPVNAITLTPLNTSLEVGGQVTRVDLRATNSANQPAVNKPLRLSLSSGELFSNEADALANTNPQSQPHTQNTNTQGEGVIYVRSANTTGTARLLASVDGLTQGTSIEFTPGAVDESQSSIDLNPANLTADGVSETEVTITLRDQYANRLGNGLALTLNLNNGSISSANPQTTQNGRAIFKVRSPQNAGTGNLSIEGYPSLSATLTYEAADVLPVNAITLTPLNTSLEVGGQVTRVDLRATNSANQPAVNKPLRLSLSSGELFSNEADALANTNPQSQPHTQNTNTQGEGVIYVRSANTTGTARLLASVDGLTQGTSIEFTPGAVDESQSSIDLNPANIPANSLSESVVTVYFRDQFGNPVQDGIQAILNLDNGSLFTSNPQVTESGKVVFRVRSDSPGTGNVSVEQYPTLIGSILYEDVGAELVQSIEINPLNSTLYLDGEITRIEILALNTLGNPAVNKPLRISSDIGELLLNEDDNTAQAQPVTLTTNTLGRVILYLKRGATSGTAIVSATVDGVNSRVEIEFE; this is translated from the coding sequence ATGCCCCTTTTTATTGTGCTATTTGTCCTAGTAGGCTGTAATGGTGCAGATGAAGACTTAGCTAATCAACGATCAGGCACATCGCCTTCCCAACCATCTTTGCCATTACCTGACGAAAACACAGACTCCAGCGATGATGAAATAAGTAACAGTGAAAACCTCCTCGTAAACGCTATAACCCTAACTCCCCTCAACACAAGCCTAGAAGTAGGCGGACAAGTCACCCGAGTTGATCTGAGAGCAACAAACAGCGCCAATCAGCCTGCGGTTAACAAACCCCTGCGTCTAAGCCTAAGCAGTGGAGAACTATTTAGCAACGAAGCCGATGCGCTAGCCAACACCAACCCACAAAGTCAACCACACACCCAAAACACCAATACACAAGGTGAAGGTGTCATCTATGTGCGCAGTGCCAATACCACTGGAACGGCCAGGCTCTTAGCGAGTGTTGATGGAGTTAATCAAACTACCTCAATAGAATTTACACCAGGAGCTGTTGATGAGAGTCAATCCAGTATTGATTTAAACCCTGCGAATTTAACAGCGGATGGCGTAAGTGAAACTGAAGTCACAATTACACTAAGAGATCAATACGCTAACCGGTTAGGCAATGGATTAGCGCTGACACTCAACCTAAACAACGGCAGTATAAGTAGTGCAAACCCACAAACCACCCAAAATGGACGCGCCATCTTCAAAGTTCGCTCACCGCAAAATGCAGGTACAGGAAATCTTTCAATAGAGGGCTACCCAAGCCTTAGTGCGACACTAACATATGAAGCCGCGGATGTTCTACCGGTGAACGCTATAACCCTAACTCCCCTCAACACAAGCCTAGAAGTAGGCGGACAAGTCACCCGAGTTGATCTAAGAGCAACAAACAGCGCCAATCAGCCTGCGGTTAACAAACCCCTGCGTCTAAGCCTAAGCAGTGGAGAACTATTTAGCAACGAAGCCGATGCGCTAGCCAACACCAACCCACAAAGTCAACCACACACCCAAAACACCAATACACAAGGTGAAGGTGTCATCTATGTGCGCAGTGCCAATACCACTGGAACGGCCAGGCTCTTAGCGAGTGTTGATGGTCTTACTCAAGGTACCTCAATAGAATTTACACCAGGAGCTGTTGATGAGAGTCAATCCAGTATTGATTTAAACCCTGCGAATTTAACAGCGGATGGCGTAAGTGAAACTGAAGTCACAATTACACTAAGAGATCAATACGCTAACCGGTTAGGCAATGGATTAGCGCTGACACTCAACCTAAACAACGGCAGTATAAGTAGTGCAAACCCACAAACCACCCAAAATGGACGCGCCATCTTCAAAGTTCGCTCACCGCAAAATGCAGGTACAGGAAATCTTTCAATAGAGGGCTACCCAAGCCTTAGTGCGACACTAACATATGAAGCCGCGGATGTTCTACCGGTGAACGCTATAACCCTAACTCCCCTCAACACAAGCCTAGAAGTAGGCGGACAAGTCACCCGAGTTGATCTAAGAGCAACAAACAGCGCCAATCAGCCTGCGGTTAACAAACCCCTGCGTCTAAGCCTAAGCAGTGGAGAACTATTTAGCAACGAAGCCGATGCGCTAGCCAACACCAACCCACAAAGTCAACCACACACCCAAAACACCAATACACAAGGTGAAGGTGTCATCTATGTGCGCAGTGCCAATACCACTGGAACGGCCAGGCTCTTAGCGAGTGTTGATGGTCTTACTCAAGGTACCTCAATAGAATTTACACCAGGAGCTGTTGATGAGAGTCAATCCAGTATTGATTTAAACCCTGCGAATATACCTGCTAACTCATTAAGTGAGAGTGTTGTAACGGTTTATTTTAGAGATCAGTTTGGAAACCCTGTACAAGATGGTATTCAAGCTATTCTTAATCTAGATAACGGATCTTTGTTTACCAGCAATCCACAAGTAACAGAGTCAGGTAAGGTCGTTTTTCGTGTAAGATCTGATTCACCAGGTACTGGTAATGTTTCAGTAGAGCAATATCCAACCCTTATAGGGTCTATCTTATATGAAGATGTCGGTGCTGAGTTAGTTCAAAGCATTGAAATTAACCCTCTAAATAGTACGCTTTATCTTGATGGAGAGATAACTCGTATTGAAATTCTGGCCTTAAATACCCTTGGGAACCCTGCAGTAAATAAACCGTTGCGTATTAGTTCTGATATTGGAGAGTTGCTGCTTAATGAAGACGATAACACTGCACAAGCTCAGCCTGTTACACTTACTACAAATACACTAGGGCGAGTGATACTTTATTTAAAAAGAGGAGCTACATCAGGTACAGCGATTGTTTCAGCAACGGTTGATGGTGTAAATAGCCGAGTTGAGATTGAATTCGAATAA
- the argH gene encoding argininosuccinate lyase, producing MTQNINQEKLSSGRFTESTDAFVEEFTASIQFDHRMYAQDIQGSIAHARMLYKVGILNAKEEDAIIKGLKHIQQEIENGEIRWSIKQEDIHMNIESRLTQMIGVTGKKLHTGRSRNDQVATDIRLYLRDEIDFILTELKRLQQGIVLVAEREADTIMPGFTHLQTAQPVTFGHHMMAWYEMLVRDVERLEDCRKRVNTLPLGSAALAGTTYPIDREYTAQLLGFERISQNSLDGVSDRDFAIEFTAWAATLLMHMSRFSEELVLWSSAQFQFIDLPDRFCTGSSIMPQKKNPDVPELVRGKSGRVYGHLISLLTLMKSQPLAYNKDNQEDKEPLFDTVDTVRGCLRAFADMIPAMQVKREITYQAAKRGFSTATDLADYLVRQGMAFRDAHEVVGLAVAHGVKTGLDLSEMSLETLQGFSDKINQDVFEVLTLEGSVSARNHLGGTAPEQVKKQVTQAKYVLQN from the coding sequence ATGACTCAAAACATTAACCAAGAAAAACTCTCCAGTGGTCGCTTTACCGAGTCCACCGACGCTTTTGTAGAGGAATTTACTGCATCGATTCAATTTGACCACCGGATGTATGCGCAAGATATTCAAGGCTCGATTGCCCATGCACGCATGCTCTATAAAGTCGGCATTTTAAACGCCAAAGAAGAAGACGCGATTATCAAGGGCTTGAAACATATCCAACAAGAAATTGAAAACGGCGAAATTCGCTGGTCGATCAAACAAGAAGATATTCATATGAATATCGAATCACGCTTAACCCAAATGATTGGCGTCACAGGCAAAAAACTCCACACGGGGCGATCACGCAATGATCAAGTAGCCACCGATATTCGCTTGTATTTACGAGATGAAATTGACTTTATTTTGACCGAACTCAAACGCTTGCAACAAGGCATTGTTTTGGTTGCCGAACGCGAAGCCGACACGATTATGCCCGGCTTTACCCATTTACAAACCGCCCAACCGGTCACCTTTGGTCACCATATGATGGCTTGGTACGAAATGCTGGTACGTGATGTCGAGCGTTTAGAAGATTGCCGCAAACGCGTCAATACCTTGCCATTAGGCTCAGCGGCCTTAGCGGGCACCACCTACCCAATAGACCGTGAGTACACCGCCCAATTACTTGGCTTTGAGCGCATCAGTCAGAACTCACTAGACGGCGTATCGGATCGTGATTTTGCGATCGAGTTTACCGCTTGGGCCGCCACCTTACTCATGCACATGTCGCGTTTTTCAGAAGAACTTGTTCTTTGGTCATCGGCACAATTTCAGTTTATAGATTTACCAGATCGTTTTTGCACCGGCTCATCGATTATGCCGCAAAAGAAAAACCCCGATGTGCCAGAATTGGTGCGTGGTAAATCAGGACGCGTCTATGGTCATTTGATTAGCCTTCTTACACTAATGAAGTCACAACCCCTCGCCTATAACAAAGACAACCAAGAAGACAAAGAGCCATTATTTGATACCGTGGATACCGTTCGCGGTTGTTTACGCGCCTTTGCTGACATGATTCCAGCGATGCAGGTCAAACGCGAGATTACCTATCAAGCCGCTAAGCGCGGCTTTTCCACCGCTACGGATTTAGCCGATTACTTGGTGCGCCAAGGCATGGCATTTCGTGATGCCCATGAGGTAGTTGGCCTAGCGGTCGCACATGGCGTGAAAACCGGATTAGACCTGTCAGAAATGTCACTCGAGACCTTACAAGGCTTTAGCGATAAGATTAACCAAGATGTATTTGAAGTATTAACCCTAGAAGGCTCGGTTTCGGCACGTAATCATCTAGGCGGCACCGCACCGGAGCAAGTAAAAAAGCAAGTCACACAGGCTAAATACGTTTTACAAAATTAA
- a CDS encoding thioredoxin fold domain-containing protein has protein sequence MKKQGLWLGIVLFILMGCSDQLAHANKLQEMDDFHQVAQQADAQNIPIMIMFSAEHCRFCHQLEREVLNPMIRGGLYDGYAMMMRKVDTDLNSQIKFSDNESLSKRNFARMYRAHVTPTVIFVDASGKPVAEPLVGTIDVQLYASLIHQRLNQAYERMENPMRLPVNPDQMRRPLAQFTPN, from the coding sequence ATGAAAAAACAGGGACTATGGTTAGGTATTGTATTGTTTATACTTATGGGATGTAGTGATCAACTCGCCCATGCCAATAAACTTCAAGAAATGGACGACTTTCACCAGGTCGCCCAGCAAGCCGACGCCCAAAACATTCCCATTATGATTATGTTTAGCGCTGAGCATTGCCGATTCTGCCACCAACTCGAACGTGAAGTACTTAACCCAATGATTCGAGGTGGCTTATATGATGGCTATGCGATGATGATGCGCAAGGTTGATACGGATTTAAACTCACAAATAAAATTTTCTGATAATGAATCCCTTTCAAAACGCAATTTCGCTAGAATGTACCGTGCGCATGTCACGCCCACCGTTATTTTTGTAGATGCCAGCGGCAAACCAGTAGCCGAACCGCTTGTTGGCACGATAGATGTTCAACTTTACGCAAGTTTGATTCACCAACGATTAAACCAAGCTTACGAGCGCATGGAGAATCCAATGCGCCTACCGGTGAACCCAGATCAAATGCGCCGCCCTTTAGCGCAATTTACCCCAAATTAA